The Austwickia sp. genome includes a region encoding these proteins:
- a CDS encoding DUF485 domain-containing protein → MVEARKKLVTPLVISTLVFFFLQQILTNFTSALDGIAFSGMSWAYIYAFAQFFFVVILTSIYRSRMRKVEQELEPYKPTHALAVDGGGHA, encoded by the coding sequence ATGGTCGAAGCCCGAAAGAAGCTGGTGACCCCCCTGGTCATCAGCACGCTGGTCTTCTTCTTCCTGCAGCAGATCCTCACGAACTTCACCTCGGCGCTGGACGGCATCGCCTTCAGCGGCATGAGCTGGGCCTACATCTACGCGTTCGCCCAGTTCTTCTTCGTGGTCATCCTGACCTCGATCTACCGCAGCCGGATGCGCAAGGTCGAGCAGGAGCTTGAGCCCTACAAGCCCACGCACGCCCTCGCCGTGGATGGGGGTGGCCACGCGTGA